ATAAGATATACCAATATAGCCACATAATCGAAGCCAATATTACAAAAACAAATTCGGTTTCCAATTTGAATTGTAAAAAATTTTCTCCTTATATGTCCGGTTCAATTTGGTGTCAAATATCAACCGGATTTAGGCCGGGTCGAACCGGACCAAAATGAATGAACACCAAGGGGCTGGAGCACGGCAAGTACTGTCGCACTCCAGTGTTTATTCCTCTGTCTTCCGTATCCCGGCCATTCCACCGGCCACCTCACTCCCACCATTTCCACGCCAAGAGCCTTACTCTTTAATTTTTGGTACCTGTCTCTGTTTCTCTTTAATTTTTTCTGCCTTAATTGTTTTTTCCCACACCTCAACTAGAATACCCATATGCTGAAAAATGGTTTGCGCCGTGGAATTAATTGGGATTGTGTGTGGGTGGATGTGGTATCGGTATAGGTAATGACGCTAATTTGGTTTTGGTTAATTGAGATCATCGATTGGTTCAAACTGAAACCCAACTGCAGTGTGCTAGAGAGTGGCGAGAGTCGGGAAGCTTGACGCCGACGATGGCGGAAGTTGCAGCTTTCGTCAAACCGAAGCCGCGGCCAATTATTCGGATCGGCCTTTTTCTCATTTCTCAGAGTCTTTTAGTCAGGTATGATCTGTGTAGATTTCGAGAATTATGCGAAGAGTATAGTAGTTCCTTACTGCCAAGGAAACTTAAAAACTGATTTTGAAATCGAATTTTCAGCATCATATGTTGCGTAGCTGGAGTTTTAGCTCTCCTGCTTTTGCCTGTTCTCGCCAAGAACACTTATATCTCAGAGAATGCGTTAATGCCTGGTAGGTTTTACCTCTCTCTCTAGATTATTCTGTACGGCAGTCATATTAATCTGGTCATTTGTGAAATAAATTTGTTGAGCTGTTGCTTGTGAAAATTTTGTAGTGGATTAGAGCACGACTTACTTTTGTGGATTTGTTTGTGATCCATACTAAAATCACTTGTTTATACGATTGTGTGTATGTCAATCTTGAGCTGTATGAGAAAATACCACAGTTTGTTGAAATCAGGACTGTTGAGTTGATTTTATGCTTGAACTTTGCCAATTTAGCACTATTGATAGTTTACATGTAAGAAATAAAACATGATTTTTTACATTCATTTTTATTGCTGATGATATTGTTCCTCCCTTCTTTTGCACTGTCAATTCGTAGGTTCTGCAAGCCCTATGCTCTCTAGTGCTGATGCTTCAGATGGGCATATATTTCTAAACAAGATAATGAGTATGGATTCAACTTCTACCAACACTGGCACGTATGTATTTCTTTCAAGGCTGTGGTTGTGCAGATATGCTTCAGTGTCATATCGGAGTATTTGTCTACTTATATGCCTTTGTTgtatactagtataatttattgggTTGAATATATTCCAAAGGCGTGAGCTTATTATGCTTTCAGTTGGTCATGTTATGGCCATCCTAATCTATCTACCTCATCCATTTTCTCCATGTATGCCCTTACAATGAATCTAGTTGAATTTCTAACACCATCATCACATGCCTTCCCCCTCTTGTGGCATTAAATATGCCCACCTGGTCATCACTTCCTCAAGTATTTGTCTTCTATCACACCTCCTTCACCTATACCTTCACCCTATCCAATTACATTATTTACGATTTTTAAGAAGAGTGATGGTGGTTGGAttggttgattttggtggtTAGGTGGTCCATATATGATGGCAAAAGCTTTTAATAAGGAAAAAGAAATTTGGGTTGCACCAGTTGAATTTTGAATTCAGTTTCTGTCCACAACAAAACATCTAAGCTTCGGAAATCATAACTAGATTTTCCCTCTGATTGGCATTTAAGGACAGATGTATTCCTCAACATGTAAAACTATATTGTCATACATTGATAGAGTGGTCCAATTTTGAAGTAGTTTGCATCACAAGGCTATGTTTCTCTAAAGACTGAAAAATATGTTTCAGAAAAGATCTGCATAATAACTGAGAGATGAGTTGGTGTATTGATTCTTTAAAAACCAAAGGCAGGTGAGACAGCAATCAATTAGAAAAGCTCAATACATGAATGATTTTTTACCTTGTTTCGAGCACTTATACTAGTTTAGAAAAAAGTATATTGTCATTGCCTTCAAGAATTTGTTAGACTAGCTTCTTCCTGCTCCTGCATTTGTTAGAGTTGTTGAGCTCTTGGAACTTATCCACGGTCTTGATTAATGCCTTGTAAAATTTCCATGCAGTGAAATTCCAGAGATGATAGGAAAGCACATAATAGAATCAGGCGGTGAAGTTAATTATCACCAAATCCAACCAATATCTGATAATTTTCACCCCCTGCAGTTTTTCTTGGGTCCTGATGTCGGTATAGTCCAAGAAAACTACAGTTGTACATCTTATGGGATCAATACTGTTGGAATAGTAAGAGCTCCACGTGGTGATGGGAAGGAAGCTATTGTTATACTAACACCTTATAATTCTGTCAAGACCACTACTAGTGAAGCATTATCTCTTGGCGTCGCATACTCAGTCTTCTCTCTGCTTTCTCGAGTTAGTTGGCTTGCTAAAGATATTATATGGCTTGCTGCTGATTCAAGACATGGGGAACATGCTGCAGTTGCTGCATGGCTGAGAGATTATTATGCTCTATCACGCGGTGACTTGGAGAAAAATCAGGATATGTGCGTTGCAAGTAGTGTTCTTGGGCATGAATTGACTTCTGTACAGAGAAATGGGGTTTCTAATGGTTTTCGACGTGCTGGCACAATGGCAGCTGCACTTGTCATTAAGGTCGCTGATAGCAGCACAGGATTTGAGAAGGATGGTCTCAAGATATATGCTGAAGCTTCCAATGGGCAGATGCCAAATCTGGACCTCATCAACATTGTCAATTATTTGGCTGTGCATGGACAGGGATTACAAGTGAGGGTGGAGAAAATTTGGTCTCTGCTTGATTCTTGGTGGCTGTACAGCCTGGGTGAACTACAGGAGTTGCTCGGCAAGGTTGCTAAAAGCTTAAATCCTGATTGGAAATTTGGCATCCCTGCTTCTGACTACGTTGAAGGCTGCGCCACTCTTGCCAGTTCCCTTTACAATCAGGTAGTTGCTTTAATATCATGAATGCCATTACAATTTATGTGAAGTAATGATGTATCATCTTACCTACTTTTTTAACCACTCCTCTATAATCTTCTTGAAAATAGTTCTAACAAATGGCCTTTGAGGATTAATTTATAACTTTCTCAGCTTTTTTAAGGCTTAAATGCGCCATTACCCTTTATTTACTTTTAGTTTGCATTCCTGTCATTTATATCAGGCTTTAGGTGTTCCAACTGGTCCACATGGAGCCTTCCGTGATTTTCAAGTTGATTCTATTACTTTGGAATTCTCGCCAAGGTTCTCGTCAAGTCAGAGGGTTCTGTTCCTTTTGCATGTTGGGAGGTCAGTTGGTGCTTCCTCCTGTGTCCCCATATATAGTTGAACCAAGCAATGCTAGTAATTCACTAGCCTGATGCTAATAAATTTCTCTgctctttttctattttcttgtgCTTTTTGCCTCTATTTAGTAATCGTATATTGATTTCTAACTTATGTTCCTCCACTAAGACGAATTCACCTTCTTTACAGGTTGGTTGAAGGAGTCATAAGGTCTGTGAATAATCTTCTCGAGAAGTTTCATCAgtccttttttctttatctcatGACATCACCTAGTAGATTTGTTTCAGTTGGGGTATATATGATTGCCTTTGCATTGCTCATTGCACCCCTTCCATTGGTTGCTGCTGCTCTCTTTTCTGATAAATTGAAGTCTGGGAAGGATGATGTCAGTTTGGAACCATCTCATCCTGGTGAATCATTCCCAACTTTTACAGCATGGAACTGGCTTCACACTGCAAAAACTGTTCTCATTGTCCATTTATGGGGTGCAATTGTAACAATAATTCCTTATTTTCTCAGCCAATTTCCTAATTCCTCACCATTAACCAACCTTTCGATGTGGATCGCGTCTTCATTAGTCGGGCTCTTCTTCACATGTGCAGCATCTGGTTCTTTATCTATCTCACGTGCTAGCCAACTGCAAATCAGGGAATGGACTCTCCTTAAGGCTGTGACTGTTACTGCTGCTTTCATAGGACTCTGTCTCATGTCTGTGATAAATTATGCAACAGCACAAATCGGAGCCCTGCTACTAGTTCCGATGTGTTTAATGGCTGTACCCTTGAGGATCGACATGGCAGACAAAACGATGAAGGCACTTCTCCGTGGAGCTTGTAACATTTTATTGGTATTTGCTGGATTTCCTCCAACTGCATTTCTTATGATGAGAGGTGCATTAGATAGTTTCGAGAGAGTTAGAATAGATGACTTCTGGAATTGGACCGAGTCCCTTAGGGCATGGAACAGTGCTACTTACATCTATATTTGCATGGTTCATCTCCCCTGCTGGGTTCTCTGTATTCGCATTTTACTACTTCGCCGTTGAGCTGTCCCAAACTCGTATACTCCTCCCTCGTTGTATCAGTTCATTAGATATCAAGACAGTATACAATTATTTTGCTTGAACCTTTGTAGTTTACTGGGTGTATTTCATACTATCAGATTTCATGACAAGGGAGGAGCCACTCCCTCTTTAGGAACAATTACTTCTTTTACTCTTGGCATGGTAATCTATCTTACTTGAAGATACTACTCAACAGATTGGAAGCTGTAGCAGCAAAGGGAGTTCCTCT
This portion of the Salvia splendens isolate huo1 chromosome 10, SspV2, whole genome shotgun sequence genome encodes:
- the LOC121750873 gene encoding glycosylphosphatidylinositol anchor attachment 1 protein-like isoform X1; the encoded protein is MAEVAAFVKPKPRPIIRIGLFLISQSLLVSIICCVAGVLALLLLPVLAKNTYISENALMPGSASPMLSSADASDGHIFLNKIMSMDSTSTNTGTEIPEMIGKHIIESGGEVNYHQIQPISDNFHPLQFFLGPDVGIVQENYSCTSYGINTVGIVRAPRGDGKEAIVILTPYNSVKTTTSEALSLGVAYSVFSLLSRVSWLAKDIIWLAADSRHGEHAAVAAWLRDYYALSRGDLEKNQDMCVASSVLGHELTSVQRNGVSNGFRRAGTMAAALVIKVADSSTGFEKDGLKIYAEASNGQMPNLDLINIVNYLAVHGQGLQVRVEKIWSLLDSWWLYSLGELQELLGKVAKSLNPDWKFGIPASDYVEGCATLASSLYNQALGVPTGPHGAFRDFQVDSITLEFSPRFSSSQRVLFLLHVGRLVEGVIRSVNNLLEKFHQSFFLYLMTSPSRFVSVGVYMIAFALLIAPLPLVAAALFSDKLKSGKDDVSLEPSHPGESFPTFTAWNWLHTAKTVLIVHLWGAIVTIIPYFLSQFPNSSPLTNLSMWIASSLVGLFFTCAASGSLSISRASQLQIREWTLLKAVTVTAAFIGLCLMSVINYATAQIGALLLVPMCLMAVPLRIDMADKTMKALLRGACNILLVFAGFPPTAFLMMRGALDSFERVRIDDFWNWTESLRAWNSATYIYICMVHLPCWVLCIRILLLRR
- the LOC121750873 gene encoding glycosylphosphatidylinositol anchor attachment 1 protein-like isoform X2: MSWCIDSLKTKGSEIPEMIGKHIIESGGEVNYHQIQPISDNFHPLQFFLGPDVGIVQENYSCTSYGINTVGIVRAPRGDGKEAIVILTPYNSVKTTTSEALSLGVAYSVFSLLSRVSWLAKDIIWLAADSRHGEHAAVAAWLRDYYALSRGDLEKNQDMCVASSVLGHELTSVQRNGVSNGFRRAGTMAAALVIKVADSSTGFEKDGLKIYAEASNGQMPNLDLINIVNYLAVHGQGLQVRVEKIWSLLDSWWLYSLGELQELLGKVAKSLNPDWKFGIPASDYVEGCATLASSLYNQALGVPTGPHGAFRDFQVDSITLEFSPRFSSSQRVLFLLHVGRLVEGVIRSVNNLLEKFHQSFFLYLMTSPSRFVSVGVYMIAFALLIAPLPLVAAALFSDKLKSGKDDVSLEPSHPGESFPTFTAWNWLHTAKTVLIVHLWGAIVTIIPYFLSQFPNSSPLTNLSMWIASSLVGLFFTCAASGSLSISRASQLQIREWTLLKAVTVTAAFIGLCLMSVINYATAQIGALLLVPMCLMAVPLRIDMADKTMKALLRGACNILLVFAGFPPTAFLMMRGALDSFERVRIDDFWNWTESLRAWNSATYIYICMVHLPCWVLCIRILLLRR